The DNA segment aatgaaaaattaaatttcaaatataattttttttggataaaagagtgaaaaattaaattaaatttcaaattttaatatttttgaaaaaaaaaaaatcaaattttaatatttttgaaaaaaaaataatcaaattttaatatttttgaaaaaaaaaatcaaatattaaattttctagtaaaaaagaaaagatcctTAACCTTTGGGGTGGGGAAGATCTACAGCACCTTCAGCCCACACAATGCGGATATTTCATCATATCATGAATCATGATACTcatattcttgatttttattcaagatttgtTTAATGATGACTCACAACATTTTATCTCCTTTTATCCATTATCATATAGATAAAGATACAGTTCatcaagtataaaaaattaataattattttatattatgtcaaaCTTGTTCCTTcaactgaattaattttttggtttctttttatttcagtCAAGTGCACTTGTTCCAAAGTAATCAAGGTCAATATTTAAGATGTGGAGTCCTACACACGTTCAAGTTTTAGGTAAGGTTTTACTCCGGAAATACACgtagtaataaattaatgatgagtcttttttagtaatattactCAAGGTACGaaagtatctttttttcttacgTTTCATGTACTGGTTGGCAATATAATTCTAACAACCTTTCGATAGAtcatttgaaacattttcatGCTCATCTCTTAAATATGTGTTACTAAACAATAGTTTTAGTCGCGACATTTATATTAGTatacaggggtgtctgcagggttAAATTTTGATggggtgaaaaaaaaaaatattcaaaataaactaaactttttgtaaaaaagtttcaaaaatctatagctattcaccgaagaataaattttttgaaaaaaaaaattaaaaaatcccaagctattcatataaattaaattttttgaaaaaaaaaaattaaaaaactaaattaaatttcgaatattaaacattttgaaaaaaataattcaaatattaaattttctagtataaaggaaaaatcgttattattattattatttttttttttggggggagctatataccttatttttaaaaggttgagtttttggaattttgactTTCCTCTATCGCCCTGTCCAAAATTTGACCGAACgccttctcaaaaataaaaaatataaacttaaaaaaaaaatggattaccCTGTTTCCCATTTGGGGGAGGGCTAAAGCCCCTTCACTCAACCCTCTGTGGACGGCCCTGATCAATAGAATATGAGACTCATTGATTGGCGTGGATTGCAACAAAGCCTGTTTTTAAATCtcgataaaacaaatttattgatCTGGGGTAGGCTATTTTGAGGTCGTGTATCATCAGGAAGGTAATTTCCTCCCATTAGACATCGTTCATTTGATGTATACTTGactgtgatatatatatatgtgatttatttctttgtaaCTATCGAACCAATTGACATTGGTTCAGagcataataattattatccattAAGAAACTTATGGATATTGATTCATGATAATTCTATGAAAAGTTGATTGAAAAACGTGCTATAATTAAATTCACACACGGTGTAACTAACattcaaatctttatttaaatccccaataatcaaattatttatagtcAAATATTTCTGTTTTCAGTCAAACGTGCTAAAGGCCTCAttcttaaaggaaaaaatagtaagaatcaaatatcaaaaatgctctgactttttttaattttaattttttcttcttagatTCCAATGATGCATTTGTCACCATTGCCTTGGGAAAAGAAAAGTATCAGACCTCCGTGAAGAAAAAGGTGACTGATCAGCCAGAATGGTGCGAACAATGTGAGCTCGTCATTCCTACACAAGGAAATACGGCTGAAATTGTTTTGACTGTTCTTCACCAAAACTTTTTGGGTGTTGATGAATTTTTGGGAATGGTAACTCTTCCTTTGAAAGACTTTGACGTTCATGAACGTCCCAAGACTCGCTGGTATTCCCTTAAATGTAAACCTGGACAAACGAAGACGGACTATCGAGGTGAACTGGAGGTCCGAATTGTTTTTACCGTTAAATCAACTGGATCTCGTCCTGGAGGACCTGAAACGGGATCCACTATAGATTTAAAGCACAAGGACAAGAATATAGGGTCCCTCCAATCATTAAATAAGGCAGCTTCAACGATAGGAGGATCACTTCTTAGTTTGGGTACAAAGGAGAAGAAGCACCTAAAGAAATTGGCGAGCAAAGTCTCTCAAAAAGTGGAAAAAGTTAACgaaaaagcaaaaaagtaagttcaaatattttaggCTTGGACCCCTTCATAGTTTTCTGTTATTTGTTCCGGTGCATGCTTTTAACGCAAAATTAATAGCACATGatcaattttgtacaaatttcatTGACTACGAAACAACTTTTCTCGTTGCAAGATTTCATTTAAGTGTGCTGCCACAGATGATGTCACTTAATCCTTTATGGAGActgcttatttatttaaagaataattcatGATATCCTTTGCGTCTCTTGTGGACAAAAcagtattatattattcaattaaattgacGAAAAATTGATAATAGGGTGTTGTTTTGGTACTTGCTATTAGCTTTGGGGGTGGAATCAAACAATTCTTTGAAGATCATTTAAGAGGAGGATAGGAAATGACcgctcttcaaatatttttccgtTAATCCTTCGATTTTTTACCGGTTAGGCGTTCAAAATTGAACGACAAACATGAATGGCGCACATTTTCCAACTCGGCTTACTTTTTAACTTACAAGAGTAACCTCATATTTACTTCCATTTATAGGTCTCTTTCGAAGGCAAACCTCAAACAGCATCCTTCTGAGGACTCCCTATCTAATAAATTTCACTTTGTTGACGACTTTGGAACAGGCCTAGGAACTCGGGATTCTTTTGCTAGAAACTCTGGTGGAGGATTCTCTAATCGCGACCCTGGTGTAAACTCTGACGAAGATGAGGAGGAAGAGAATCAATGTGAGGTCAATGACATCATTCCAGAAGAGGAGGACATGTTTAGATTTGATCAATTGTCATATAAGAGTTCAGGAAGCTCCCTTAATGTTGGCCCTAAGCAAAATTTGGTAGTGAGTAAGAACACAACTCCCATAACTGGTTCTTTGGAAAATATTCAAGAGGGTATTGTTGGTGGTGGAGGAAGCACAGAAGTGAGAAGATCTTTCCAAGAAAGGAAAAACAAGTCGGCAACCCTTGGAAGGTTGTCCCAAAGAGATTTATACCCTGCTGTTGTGAATACTAAGACCATTAAGGAGGAATCTCCCGTATTAGATGAGTGGGAAGCCAAACTCTTAGGGAAAAAAGGAGCTGGTAATTTTGAATTCTTGtaagtgttgtgtcggtcctaaTTTTTTCGGTCCAGTCCGAGACCggtccttaaatatttataacagaaTAGTATTAATTCTTAAGGAAGAAACACTTCAATAACATCAGGAGAGATCAAGTTCTACTTCTTTTTAAGGACTACAAAGGGGGACTAGACCTAGCTGAAGTGGACTGCAGTCATTGCTCCTAATTAAGGACCGCCACAACACTACTTATAATTAGTCTCAACGTTTTATGATCATATTTAAATTGCAGTtccttatcaaaataataaaaaagacgaAGATGACTTCAATGACACAATATCCTTGTCTCAAATATCGCAAACCAGTCTAACTTCCAGCACTTTCGATAAACCCAGGTCATCTTTAACAACTCCCATTACAGAAAAGAAACTTGTTTCATCCTTAAAACCCTTACCCTTGGATGTAAGTAgtcttttatattcatttatgtacatacttgATCAAATAATCAAAGAAGATTAGTTATAAGTATTAAGGGTCCCAATAATTATGATGAGGGATGTAGCGGTCTcgaaattttgaagaaattattaagGGTGCGTCTGAGTAGGACGCACAAATTATCATGAAGAACAGGGCGTTGACAGGATTAAATTGGGGAGGGGGGCTaggttcaaaaaatttaatttaaaaaaatttgaagatccacaccttttttcaaaatattttcttttttgcaaagagaaattaattttcaaatataaaatttttggaaaaaaaaggaagtttaaatttaatttcaaatattaaattttctagtaaaatggaaaaattc comes from the Lepeophtheirus salmonis chromosome 4, UVic_Lsal_1.4, whole genome shotgun sequence genome and includes:
- the Rip11 gene encoding uncharacterized protein Rip11 isoform X3, whose translation is MWSPTHVQVLVKRAKGLILKGKNNSNDAFVTIALGKEKYQTSVKKKVTDQPEWCEQCELVIPTQGNTAEIVLTVLHQNFLGVDEFLGMVTLPLKDFDVHERPKTRWYSLKCKPGQTKTDYRGELEVRIVFTVKSTGSRPGGPETGSTIDLKHKDKNIGSLQSLNKAASTIGGSLLSLGTKEKKHLKKLASKVSQKVEKVNEKAKKSLSKANLKQHPSEDSLSNKFHFVDDFGTGLGTRDSFARNSGGGFSNRDPGVNSDEDEEEENQCEVNDIIPEEEDMFRFDQLSYKSSGSSLNVGPKQNLVVSKNTTPITGSLENIQEGIVGGGGSTEVRRSFQERKNKSATLGRLSQRDLYPAVVNTKTIKEESPVLDEWEAKLLGKKGAVPYQNNKKDEDDFNDTISLSQISQTSLTSSTFDKPRSSLTTPITEKKLVSSLKPLPLDTPSGRKKIIPVPSDFESSTSPDSPSSPIDYSSGKPSKGGVENEEFEEKKKKSSSGLKKLKSSYRSLVDSGKTGSLFNLNQLNSSSTASTKTFKDKEKDSSNESISGLSKHSRTHSDGSGVLPPSGTRVVLGRETTPTPNSSHPSRISKETWDRFDGKSREDLIEMVIGLQSSVDCQNRKLSDMEDYIDSLLMKVIATAPSLLQKEPDSLGGTSGGLLKGSAGMMRSSGVK
- the Rip11 gene encoding uncharacterized protein Rip11 isoform X2, with the translated sequence MWSPTHVQVLVKRAKGLILKGKNNSNDAFVTIALGKEKYQTSVKKKVTDQPEWCEQCELVIPTQGNTAEIVLTVLHQNFLGVDEFLGMVTLPLKDFDVHERPKTRWYSLKCKPGQTKTDYRGELEVRIVFTVKSTGSRPGGPETGSTIDLKHKDKNIGSLQSLNKAASTIGGSLLSLGTKEKKHLKKLASKVSQKVEKVNEKAKKSLSKANLKQHPSEDSLSNKFHFVDDFGTGLGTRDSFARNSGGGFSNRDPGVNSDEDEEEENQCEVNDIIPEEEDMFRFDQLSYKSSGSSLNVGPKQNLVVSKNTTPITGSLENIQEGIVGGGGSTEVRRSFQERKNKSATLGRLSQRDLYPAVVNTKTIKEESPVLDEWEAKLLGKKGAVPYQNNKKDEDDFNDTISLSQISQTSLTSSTFDKPRSSLTTPITEKKLVSSLKPLPLDGALSKSYEEYIGRWKDHTKTPSGRKKIIPVPSDFESSTSPDSPSSPIDYSSGKPSKGGVENEEFEEKKKKSSSGLKKLKSSYRSLVDSGKTGSLFNLNQLNSSSTASTKTFKDKEKDSSNESISGLSKHSRTHSDGSGVLPPSGTRVVLGRETTPTPNSSHPSRISKETWDRFDGKSREDLIEMVIGLQSSVDCQNRKLSDMEDYIDSLLMKVIATAPSLLQKEPDSLGGTSGGLLKGSAGMMRSSGVK
- the Rip11 gene encoding uncharacterized protein Rip11 isoform X1, translated to MWSPTHVQVLVKRAKGLILKGKNNSNDAFVTIALGKEKYQTSVKKKVTDQPEWCEQCELVIPTQGNTAEIVLTVLHQNFLGVDEFLGMVTLPLKDFDVHERPKTRWYSLKCKPGQTKTDYRGELEVRIVFTVKSTGSRPGGPETGSTIDLKHKDKNIGSLQSLNKAASTIGGSLLSLGTKEKKHLKKLASKVSQKVEKVNEKAKKSLSKANLKQHPSEDSLSNKFHFVDDFGTGLGTRDSFARNSGGGFSNRDPGVNSDEDEEEENQCEVNDIIPEEEDMFRFDQLSYKSSGSSLNVGPKQNLVVSKNTTPITGSLENIQEGIVGGGGSTEVRRSFQERKNKSATLGRLSQRDLYPAVVNTKTIKEESPVLDEWEAKLLGKKGAVPYQNNKKDEDDFNDTISLSQISQTSLTSSTFDKPRSSLTTPITEKKLVSSLKPLPLDGALSKSYEEYIGRWKDHTKEQKRNKNILSNAIEIWKAPEKTPSGRKKIIPVPSDFESSTSPDSPSSPIDYSSGKPSKGGVENEEFEEKKKKSSSGLKKLKSSYRSLVDSGKTGSLFNLNQLNSSSTASTKTFKDKEKDSSNESISGLSKHSRTHSDGSGVLPPSGTRVVLGRETTPTPNSSHPSRISKETWDRFDGKSREDLIEMVIGLQSSVDCQNRKLSDMEDYIDSLLMKVIATAPSLLQKEPDSLGGTSGGLLKGSAGMMRSSGVK